A segment of the Flavobacteriales bacterium genome:
CATCTTTCTTCGGTGGAGCGTAGTTCTCCACGTAATAGAAAACGGCATCGATCTCCTCATTCGTGAGGGACACCGGAGTCATGACCACAGGCTTGTATTCCTCCCAGATGGCCACGGCCATCTCGTTGCCGGTCTTCAGGTATGCCTGGCTGTTCTTCACCCAGGCATACAGGTCGCCCTTACCCTCCCATTTGGCCTTTGCGCCTTTCAGCGCAGGGCCGGTCATCTTGGTGTCCACCTTGTGGCAGCTGGCGCAATTGCCCTTGAAGAGCTTCTCGCCTGCTGCGTATTGCGCGGCGTCGGCCGGCTGCGCGTTGGCGGCGGTGAAACTGAAGGCGAGAAAGAACGCGAGCGCGGAGCGGATGGACCCTTTGGAACGTCGTGAAAGACAAGCGGGAAGCGGCATTCCGAACAGGTTAGAAGAGGAGGGTTCCGTGAAGACGGCGGCAAAAATAACCGGGGACCAATACGGCGGATGGAGCAGGATCAACGATGCCATGTTAGCGTCACTATTTAGAGTTGTTCTAAACAAGTGGATTGTTCGGGAAGCCTTGCCAACAGCCGTGATCACGCCATGGGCAGGCATACTTTTGGCCGCGTTGTCTGCGGTGATCAGAATGCGATTCCTGCCTTTGCTTGCCTTGATGCCTTTGGCATCCTTGGCACAGGACCCGGCAACGCCCCGGTTCTTCGAGCCGTACCAAACACCAAGCGACACGCCAACTACCTCTGGCATGGCGCCCGGCCATGTGCACGTGGCCGCGGACGCCAAGGTGGAGCGCCTGATGGAGCGCTTCGTCGCCGTGAAACACCCGCAGCCCGGCTTCCGGGTACAGATCCACTTGGGCAGCGACCGCAAGGTGGCGGAGGAGATCAAGCGCGGCTATCTCCAGAAGAACCCGGAGTCAATGGCCTATCTGAGCTGGTTGCCTCCCAATTGGCGCCTCCGCGTGGGTGATTGCCGCACCCGTTTGGAAGCGGAGCGCTTACTGCGCGACTTGCGGCCAATCTACCCCGGCAGCTACATCGTGCCCGACGAAATCGAGATGCCGCGCTGAGTGCGATTCCATTGAGCGGGCTTGCGAGCTGAATCGATCTGCATTAGGAGATTCAGAGGCCTCCCGATTGAGGAGCCAACCGGCAACCAGCCACCCTCAAATGTCCTTGGGGCGAGCGCCGTTCACCCCACCAACCGGCAGCACCTACAGCTTGAAGGCCTTCTTGACCGCACCAAAGGCATTCAGTTCCTCCCACGGGAAGAGCTTCACCTTCACGGTCTTCTGCCGGCCGGCGTTGTCGAATTGCTTGGTGACCACTTCGCTCTTGCGGCCCATGTGGCCGTATGCCGCGGTCTCACTGTAGATCGGGGTGCGGAGCTTGAAGCGCTTCTCGATGAAGTAGGGGCGCATGTCGAACTCGGGCATGCGCTTCACCACATCGGCGATGGCCCCATCGTTCAACTTCACCTGGCTCGTGCCGTAGGTGTTCACATAGAAGCCCACGGGTTCGGCAACACCGATCGCATAGGCCACCTGCACGAGCACCTCGTCGCATACGCCCGCCGCCACCAAGTGCTTGGCCACGTGGCGCGCAGCATAGGCCGCGCTGCGATCCACCTTGCTGGGGTCCTTGCCGCTGAAGGCACCGCCGCCGTGCGCGCCTTTGCCGCCGTAAGTGTCCACGATGATCTTGCGGCCGGTGAGTCCGGTATCGCCGTGCGGACCGCCGATCACGAACTTGCCCGTGGGGTTGATGTGGTACTTGATGTCCTTGCCGAAGAGGGCCTGCACGCGCTTGGGCAACTGCTTCACCACGCGCGGCACCAGGATGTTGACCATGTCATCCTTGATCTTCGCGAGCATCTTGGCGTCCTTGTCGAAGTCGTCGTGCTGGGTGCTCACCACTATGGCGTCGATGCGCAGCGGCTTGCCGTCGTCGGCATACTCGATGGTCACCTGGCTCTTCGCATCGGGGCGCAGGTAGGGCATCTTGCTGTTCTTCTCGCGACGGATCACGGCGAGCTCCCGCAAGAGCATGTGGCTGATCTCGAGCGGCAGAGGCATGTAGTTGTCGGTATCGCGGCAGGCGTAGCCGAACATCATCCCCTGGTCACCGGCGCCCTGCTCCTCGGGCTTCTTGCGCTCCACGCCCATGTTGATGTCGGGGCTCTGCTCATGGATGGCGCTGAGCACGCCGCAGCTGTGTGCCTCGAACATGTACTCGCTCTTGGTGTAGCCGATGCGTTCGATCACATCGCGGGCGATCTGCTGCACATCGAGGTAGGCCTTGCTCTTCACCTCGCCGGCGAGCACCACCTGTCCGGTGGTCACCAAGGTCTCGCACGCCACCTTGCTCTGTGGATCGAAGGCGAGGAAGTGGTCGATGAGGGCATCGCTGATCTGATCGGCCACCTTATCGGGGTGGCCTTCGCTGACGGACTCGGAAGTGAAGAGGTATGGCATCGGGGCGGGCGCTGTTTTGCGGGCCGCAAAGGAAACGTTTGCCGCGCAACCGATCAACAGGTCATTTGCCCGTGAGCTCCTTGAACACTTCTTCCAGCCCGCGCTCGCTCTTCTGCAAGCCCAGCACTTTCAGCCCATGCTTCACGGCGAACTCGAAGACAGCCGGCCGCACATCGGTACCGGCATCGTGCGCGATGAGCCAGGTATGGCCATCCTTGCGCTTGGCATGGCGCACGCCGGTGAGGTTAAGAAGCTCGTTGGCGGCGGGTGATCGGTCGAACTCCACTTCGATCACCTCTTGCTCATGCTGGCGCGAGCGCAAGCTGCTGGCCGTATCATCTGCGACGATCCGGCCCTTGTCGATGATGATCACGCGGTCGCAGATGGCCTCGACCTCCTGCATGATGTGCGTGCTGAGCATCACCGTCTTCTCGCGGCCGAGGTCTTTGATCAGCGCGCGGATGTCCACGAGCTGATTGGGATCGAGACCGCTGGTGGGCTCGTCGAGGATGAGCACCTCCGGATCATGAATCAGCGCTTGCGCAAGCCCCACGCGCTGGCGGTAGCCTTTGCTCAACTGCCCCACGCGCTTGTGCTGCTCGGGGCCGAGGCCTACGCGGTCGATCAAGTCGGTCACCAATGATGCACGGTGCTTCAACCCGTGCACGCCGGCCACGAAGTCGAGGTGCTCGCGCACATACAGGTCGAGGTAGAGCGGATTGTGCTCGGGCAGATAGCCCACGCGGCGACGCACCTCCATGCTCTTGGTGCGCGTGTCGAAGCCGCAGACCTCGGCCTCGCCATCCGAGGGCGGGATGAAGCAGGTCAGGATCTTCATCATGGTGCTCTTCCCAGCGCCGTTCGGCCCGAGGAAACCCACCACCTCGCCCTTGCCGATGGTGAAGCTCACGCCGGCAAGCGCTTCCTGCTTGCCGTAGCGCTTGAACAGATTGCGCACCGCGATGGACATGCGGCGAAAGTAGCTGGCGGCCCGCCGGGGGCCTTCACCATTCCCTAGGTGCGATCAACTCTTCCGCGTCCCCATCGAAGCCGTAGGCCTTGGCGATGGCGTCGAACTCTGCACCAAGCGTCTCACGCGCGCCGGTTTCCATCTCACTTCCGTTGGCCTCGAATTCTGCCTGGAGCTCATTCAGCTGCATGGTGGCCTGATGCGTTATGGCAAACAAGCCCTCAAGGTCCTTGGGCTGCCCAGCCTCAATGCGATGGCACATGTCAACCAGGATCATCCTGCATGCATCGACGAGGTGCGTTGGGTAGTAATCGTCAGCGTACATGTCGGCTAAAAGCGCGCGGTCGCGCACCGCCGGGTTGGTCAAGCTCGATTGGTCCATTGTTGCGGAGGTTGAACAGCCGAAGAAGAAAATCACCGAGAACAGAAGGCGACTGATTCGAGGCAGCTGAATCGGGAGGCGCGGGTGCTTGATTGCTTGCATCGTCAAGAAGATGCATGTGCCTTGCTGGGGGGGCGAGGTGCTATGGCAAATGGGCTTAATACAGATCAAGTGAGTCGCGGCTAGCGAGCTTCTCCCAAGAGGATCGCTATGCCAAACCCGTCAACATCGGGCAGGAGGCCCCACGCAGAACTCGCTCTGTCGTGCTTCCGCGCAATGCGTCCAAGAAGCCATCGTGCCCTTTCGTGGCCATGACGATCAAGTCGGCCTTGATCTCCTTTTCAAACGCAAGGATTGTTTCCACGATGTCACCTTCGCGACTGCTCCTCTTCCAAGTCCAGCCCTTGCGCTCGGGCAAGGGTGGCGACGGCATATCCGCTTCGGGCCCGACGTGCAGAAGTGTGAACTCCGGGTTCTCCAGTGCCAGACGGTCGGCCAGCAGCGTTGCTGCGCGGATGGCCTGCCGCGGATCGGGATCCGGAACGATTGGCAACAGCACGCGCTTCAGGCTCACCGATCCGGAAGCGGGATCCACGAAACCTGAGCGATGATGCGGAACGAAGAGCGTGGTCGCGCCGCTCGCCCGCGACAAGGGTTCCGCCACCTTCGGCTTCATCCAGCCGGTGTTCCCGGCTTCCTGGTTCGTAGCCAACACAACGAGATCGGTGGTGTGCTCGTCCAGGAATTCAATGCAAGTCTGGAGAGGATCGCTTCCATGGGCCAGCAACTTCTTCACGCCGAGCCCCAAGGACAGGAACTCATCGCTGTCCATTTCGTCCTTCAAGAGCCCCCATCGCTTCAGCGTACGGCGCACTTGAGGCATTTGATCCCAATCCTCCCGATCACCGCCTACATGAAGGATCGTGAGTGAGGCACGGGAGGCCAGCGCGATACGGAGCGCATGCAGAAAGGCGGTCTTACTGGCTTCCGAAAGATCCGTGGGGTGGAAAATGTGCTTGATGGCCAGCTCAGTGCTCATGGAGGCCAAGTTCGTGCTTCAGGAGGAATGCTTGAGATGCCATCCGTCAGATGGCCGGAGCATCACCGTGAAGATGGTGGGCCGAGGTGGGGGAGTTTGCACCTCGGGCATTTCATCCTCCAATCACTCATTCGTCACGCTCGCCGCCAAGTACTCCCGGTTCAACCTTGCGATGTGCTCCAAGCTGATCCCCTTCGGGCATTCCACCTCGCAGGCGCCGGTGTTGCTGCAATTGCCGAAGCCCTCCTTGTCCATTTGCTCCACCATGGCAAGTGCGCGGCGCTTCGCCTCGGGCCGGCCCTGCGGCAATAAGGCGAGTTGCGAGACTTTCGCCGCTGTGAAGAGCATGGCTGAGCCGTTCGGGCAAGTGGCCACGCACGCACCGCAGCCGATGCAGGTGGCGGCATCGAAGGCCTTGTCGGCATCGTCCTTCGGGATTGGCACCGCATTGCCATCGACGAGGTTGCCGCTGGTGTTCACGCTCACGAAGCCGCCGGCTGCTTGGATACGATCGAAGGCGCTGCGGTTGGTCGCCAAGTCCTTGATCACAGGGAAGGCCGCACTGCGCCATGGCTCAACGTAGATGGTGTCGCCATCCTTGAACTTGCGCATGTGCAGCTGGCAGGTGGTGATGCCGCGGCCCGGACCGTGCGCCTCGCCATTGATGAAGAGGCTGCACATCCCGCAGATGCCTTCGCGACAATCGTGGTCGAAGGCGATCGGGTCCTCACCCTTTCGCACGAGGTCGTCGTTGAGCACGTCGAGCATCTCCAGGAAGGACATGTCTTCGGACACACCGTTCACCGGGTAATCGACGATCCTGCCTTTGTCGTTGGGGCCGGATTGGCGCCAGATCTTGAGTGTCAGCTTCATGTTACCCATCACTTGTAGCTGCGTTGCGTCAGTTTCACTTCGTTGAATTCCAGCTGCTCCTTGTGCAGGTTCGCCTTGCCGGCATCGCCGGTCCACTCCCACGCGGCAACGTAGGCGTAGTTGGCGTCGTCACGTTTGGCTTCGCCCTGCTGCGGGCCTTCGGTCTCGGAATACTCCTCGCGGAAGTGGCCGCCGCAGCTCTCGTTGCGGTCGAGCGCATCAAGGCACATCAACTCGCCCAACTCCAGGAAATCGGCCACGCGACCTGCCTTCTCCAATTCCTGGTTGAACTCGTTCGCTTTCCCGGGCACGCGTACATCGCGGTAGAACTCCTCACGGATCTGGCGGATCTCAGCAATCGCCTCCTTCAGTCCTTGCTCGTTGCGCGCCATGCCGCACTTGTCCCACATCACTTTGCCCATACGTCGGTGGAACTCATCAACCGGCTTGGTGCCCTTGTTGTTCAGGAAGTGGTTGATGCGTTCCTTCACTTCTTTCTCCGCGGCCTCGAACTCGGGACGCTTGGTGTCGATGGGTCCCGTGCGGATGTCGTCGGCCAAATAGTCGCCTACGGTGTAAGGAACCACGAAGTAGCCATCGGCCAGACCTTGCATCAACGCTGATGCACCCAACCGATTCGCGCCATGATCGCTGAAGTTCGCTTCGCCGAGCGCGAACAGGCCGGGCACGGTGGTCTGCAGGTTGTAATCGACCCAGAGGCCGCCCATGGTGTAGTGAACCGCAGGGTAGATCTTCATCGCGTGGTCGTAGGGATTCTCGCCGACGATGTTCTCATACATGTCGAAGAGGTTCCCGTACTTCTCGCTCACCACGGCACGGCCGAGCTCGGTGATCTTCTCCTTGCTCGCATTCTCGATCTTCAAGATGTTCGCCTGCTGCTTGCCGTAGCGTTCGATCGCCGCACTGAAATCCAGGTACACGGCCTCCCCGGTCTTGTTCACGCCATAACCTGCATCGCAGCGCTCTTTGGCAGCGCGACTCGCAACGTCGCGCGGAACCAAGTTTCCGAAGGCCGGGTAGCGGCGCTCCAGGTAGTAATCGCGATCGGCTTCCGGGATGTCGCTGCCTTTCTTCCTGCCATCGCGTATGGCTTTCGCATCCTCAAGGTTCTTCGGCACCCAGATGCGGCCATCGTTCCGCAGTGATTCGCTCATCAGCGTGAGCTTGCTCTGGTGCGTGCCGCTCACCGGGATGCAGGTCGGGTGGATCTGCGTGTAGCACGGGTTGCCGAAGTAGGCTCCGCGCTTGTGCGCCTTCCATGCGGCGGTGACATTGCTGCCCATGGCGTTCGTGCTCAGGAAGAACACATTGCCGTAGCCGCCCGTGCACAGCAGCACGGCGTGCGCGCCATGTCGCTCGATCTCTCCGGTGATCAAGTTGCGGGCGATGATGCCGCGCGCCTTGCCATCAACGATGACGACATCGAGCATCTCGTGGCGATCGAACATCTGCACAGCGCCTTTGCCCACCTGACGCATCAACGCGCTGTAAGCGCCCAGCAGCAGTTGCTGGCCAGTCTGCCCGCGCGCATAGAATGTGCGGCTCACCTGCACGCCACCGAAGCTTCGGTTATCGAGCAGTCCTCCGTAGTCGCGGGCGAAGGGCACGCCTTGCGCCACGCACTGGTCGATGATGTTCGCGCTCACTTCCGCAAGACGGTACACGTTGGCTTCGCGAGCACGATAGTCGCCGCCCTTCACAGTGTCATAGAACAAGCGGTAGGTGCTGTCGCCGTCGTTCTGGTAGTTCTTGGCGGCGTTGATACCACCCTGAGCGGCGATGCTGTGCGCGCGACGGGCGCTGTCCTGGAAGCAGAAGGCCTTCACGTTGTAACCCATCTCGGCCAACGATGCGGCGGCAGCGCCACCGGCGAGGCCTGTGCCCACCACGATCACGTCGATGCGGCGCTTGTTGGCCGGCGCCACGATGCGCATGTGGCCTTTGTGGTACGTCCACTTCTTGTCGATGGGGCCGGGAGGGATCTTGCTGTCTAATGCCATGTTCAGCGGTGGGTTGGGGGTTGCGGGTTGGCAATGGTTGAGGGTCGGGGCCAACCCCCAACTTCATCAACGTTCAACCTGCAACCAACGAGTGCCATGTGCGAGCGGCGCGCTAGCGGTTAACGAACATCCAAACCGGTATCAGTGCGAAGAGGATCGGGAGCACCACGCCGAAGAAGGCACCGACGCTCTTGATGATGGGCGTATAGCGCGGGTGATTGAGGCCAAGGCTCTGGAAGCTGCTCTGGAAGCCATGCAGCAAGTGGAAGGCGAGCACCGCCATGGACGCCACGTAGAGCGCGACGTACCACAGCTCGGAGAAGGCTGCCGCAACAACAGCGTAGAGATCCTTGTTGCCATCGGCATCGAGACCAAGGCCGCCCCAATGCATCTCGTACCAGAAGCGCTTCATGTGGATGACCAGGAAGACCAGGATCAGCGTGCCCAGCAGGGCCATGTTGCCGCTGGCCCAGCTGCGGTTGGCACCGGCGTTCTCCTTCGCGTAACGCACCGGCCGCGCCTTTCGGTTCTGGAACGCGAGCAGGATGCCATCGAACGCATGGAAAAGGATGCTGAAGTAGAGCAGGTAGCTCACGGCCTTCACCACCGGGAAGGTGGTCATGAACTTGGCGTAGGCGTTGAACTTCAGCTGGCCCTCCGGGCTCATGTCGAGCAACTGGAGGTTGCCCGCGAGGTGGGCGATCAGGAACACGGAAAGGAAAAGGCCCGTGAGGGCCATCCAGTACTTCTTCGCGAGTGAGGAACCGAGGATCGCTGATCGTGCCATGATGCTCTAGCAACAACGAACGGGGTGGAAGCGTTCGCGCGGCGAATGTAGAAGCCTGCGACGAACGCGTTCCTGCCAATCGGCAGGAGTTCTCAGTCGTTCCGAAGGATCCGGCCATCCTCGTGGATGGTGATCGGGGCCTCAGGCACATCGGTCCGGGTCAATTCGATCACCTCCTTCACGGCCCGTCCCTCCTCATCGGGCACCGGTCCGCCCTCCCCTTCCTGCTTGATGGCGATCAGCCGGCCATCGATGAAGCGGCCCGTGCGGTCAACGCGGATGCGCGCGATGGGGGCCACGCCATTGTGGCCGCTGAGGTTGAAGCGCGCGTAGGTGGCGAAGTTGCCGAGGCTGTATGCGATGAAGCGGTCCTTGTACAGGTCGATGGCGCGCGTGATGTGCGGACCATGGCCGAAGACGATGTCCGCGCCAGCATCGATCACGGCGCGTGCGAAGGCATGAGGGCTGCCACGGTTCTCGCCGAGGAACTCCTCGTTCATCTTCTTGATGTGCCGATGGCCCTTGCCCTCGGCACCGCCATGGAAAGAGACGATCACGATGTCGCTCACGCTGTCGAGCCCGGCCACAATGGATTTGGCGCCTTCGAGGTCGCGGAAGTCAACCGTGCCGGTGTTGGGCGCGAAGGCGCAGAATCCGTAACGCACGCTGTCGAGCGTGAATACGGCGCTTGGGCGTGAGAGCAGGCCAGCGTTGTAGAGTCCCAATGAATCGAGCACGCGCCGTGTGGCCATCCGGCCCGGTTCGCCGAAATCCCCCACAT
Coding sequences within it:
- a CDS encoding succinate dehydrogenase cytochrome b subunit — its product is MARSAILGSSLAKKYWMALTGLFLSVFLIAHLAGNLQLLDMSPEGQLKFNAYAKFMTTFPVVKAVSYLLYFSILFHAFDGILLAFQNRKARPVRYAKENAGANRSWASGNMALLGTLILVFLVIHMKRFWYEMHWGGLGLDADGNKDLYAVVAAAFSELWYVALYVASMAVLAFHLLHGFQSSFQSLGLNHPRYTPIIKSVGAFFGVVLPILFALIPVWMFVNR
- a CDS encoding methionine adenosyltransferase gives rise to the protein MPYLFTSESVSEGHPDKVADQISDALIDHFLAFDPQSKVACETLVTTGQVVLAGEVKSKAYLDVQQIARDVIERIGYTKSEYMFEAHSCGVLSAIHEQSPDINMGVERKKPEEQGAGDQGMMFGYACRDTDNYMPLPLEISHMLLRELAVIRREKNSKMPYLRPDAKSQVTIEYADDGKPLRIDAIVVSTQHDDFDKDAKMLAKIKDDMVNILVPRVVKQLPKRVQALFGKDIKYHINPTGKFVIGGPHGDTGLTGRKIIVDTYGGKGAHGGGAFSGKDPSKVDRSAAYAARHVAKHLVAAGVCDEVLVQVAYAIGVAEPVGFYVNTYGTSQVKLNDGAIADVVKRMPEFDMRPYFIEKRFKLRTPIYSETAAYGHMGRKSEVVTKQFDNAGRQKTVKVKLFPWEELNAFGAVKKAFKL
- a CDS encoding SPOR domain-containing protein; this encodes MPLASLAQDPATPRFFEPYQTPSDTPTTSGMAPGHVHVAADAKVERLMERFVAVKHPQPGFRVQIHLGSDRKVAEEIKRGYLQKNPESMAYLSWLPPNWRLRVGDCRTRLEAERLLRDLRPIYPGSYIVPDEIEMPR
- a CDS encoding fumarate reductase/succinate dehydrogenase flavoprotein subunit, with amino-acid sequence MALDSKIPPGPIDKKWTYHKGHMRIVAPANKRRIDVIVVGTGLAGGAAAASLAEMGYNVKAFCFQDSARRAHSIAAQGGINAAKNYQNDGDSTYRLFYDTVKGGDYRAREANVYRLAEVSANIIDQCVAQGVPFARDYGGLLDNRSFGGVQVSRTFYARGQTGQQLLLGAYSALMRQVGKGAVQMFDRHEMLDVVIVDGKARGIIARNLITGEIERHGAHAVLLCTGGYGNVFFLSTNAMGSNVTAAWKAHKRGAYFGNPCYTQIHPTCIPVSGTHQSKLTLMSESLRNDGRIWVPKNLEDAKAIRDGRKKGSDIPEADRDYYLERRYPAFGNLVPRDVASRAAKERCDAGYGVNKTGEAVYLDFSAAIERYGKQQANILKIENASKEKITELGRAVVSEKYGNLFDMYENIVGENPYDHAMKIYPAVHYTMGGLWVDYNLQTTVPGLFALGEANFSDHGANRLGASALMQGLADGYFVVPYTVGDYLADDIRTGPIDTKRPEFEAAEKEVKERINHFLNNKGTKPVDEFHRRMGKVMWDKCGMARNEQGLKEAIAEIRQIREEFYRDVRVPGKANEFNQELEKAGRVADFLELGELMCLDALDRNESCGGHFREEYSETEGPQQGEAKRDDANYAYVAAWEWTGDAGKANLHKEQLEFNEVKLTQRSYK
- a CDS encoding universal stress protein; amino-acid sequence: MSTELAIKHIFHPTDLSEASKTAFLHALRIALASRASLTILHVGGDREDWDQMPQVRRTLKRWGLLKDEMDSDEFLSLGLGVKKLLAHGSDPLQTCIEFLDEHTTDLVVLATNQEAGNTGWMKPKVAEPLSRASGATTLFVPHHRSGFVDPASGSVSLKRVLLPIVPDPDPRQAIRAATLLADRLALENPEFTLLHVGPEADMPSPPLPERKGWTWKRSSREGDIVETILAFEKEIKADLIVMATKGHDGFLDALRGSTTERVLRGASCPMLTGLA
- a CDS encoding succinate dehydrogenase/fumarate reductase iron-sulfur subunit produces the protein MKLTLKIWRQSGPNDKGRIVDYPVNGVSEDMSFLEMLDVLNDDLVRKGEDPIAFDHDCREGICGMCSLFINGEAHGPGRGITTCQLHMRKFKDGDTIYVEPWRSAAFPVIKDLATNRSAFDRIQAAGGFVSVNTSGNLVDGNAVPIPKDDADKAFDAATCIGCGACVATCPNGSAMLFTAAKVSQLALLPQGRPEAKRRALAMVEQMDKEGFGNCSNTGACEVECPKGISLEHIARLNREYLAASVTNE
- the gldA gene encoding gliding motility-associated ABC transporter ATP-binding subunit GldA encodes the protein MSIAVRNLFKRYGKQEALAGVSFTIGKGEVVGFLGPNGAGKSTMMKILTCFIPPSDGEAEVCGFDTRTKSMEVRRRVGYLPEHNPLYLDLYVREHLDFVAGVHGLKHRASLVTDLIDRVGLGPEQHKRVGQLSKGYRQRVGLAQALIHDPEVLILDEPTSGLDPNQLVDIRALIKDLGREKTVMLSTHIMQEVEAICDRVIIIDKGRIVADDTASSLRSRQHEQEVIEVEFDRSPAANELLNLTGVRHAKRKDGHTWLIAHDAGTDVRPAVFEFAVKHGLKVLGLQKSERGLEEVFKELTGK